A region of Anopheles merus strain MAF chromosome 2R, AmerM5.1, whole genome shotgun sequence DNA encodes the following proteins:
- the LOC121589392 gene encoding soluble guanylate cyclase 88E-like isoform X2 — translation MYGLLLENLSEYVKAVYGEDKWDDIRRQTGISSPSFSVHDDYDENLLNVLATKAQEILGISERDFMDQMGVYFVNFVSQYGYDRVLSVLGRHMRDFLNGLDNLHEYLKFSYPLMRAPSFICENETRHGLTLHYRTKRKGFVYYTMGQIREVARHFYHKDMQIELVKSDLLGETNHYTFQLTFDNRAFSLATLAMTREEKHLPISASVLFEIFPFCIVFGSDMVVRSIGNSLMVILPDLLSKKITDWFELRRPLIAFKFQTILNRTNNIFELVTVQSVKKRPENQRKTELVLSEEEEEEEVERRLRLKGQMIYMENWYMIMFLGTPVMPKLTSLISTGLYINDLSMHDFSRDLMLAGTQQSVELKLALDQEQQKSKKLEESMRKLDEEMRRTDELLYQMIPKQVADRLRRGENPIDTCEMFNSVSILFSDVVTFTEICSRITPMEVVSMLNAMYSIFDTLTERNNVYKVETIGDAYMVVSGAPAKEQNHAEKVCDMALDMIEAITDLKDPSTGTHLRIRVGVHSGAVVAGIVGLKMPRYCLFGDSVNTASRMESTSQAMRIHISESTKHLLSANYRVSERGEIDVKGKGTMKTYWLDYRENRPPLQLLDEEIKTPAIEYDPGKDRRVSIPSCMFSQPAHKQSLGGLSSAGLEDRRVYSPVTFEDVARRSIANSPVKLHAFGPRGRENRSNSTGHAFMHSVSDVFGSLVNDTEEFLEDLQHRNSISNTLYSASTPSPCPFSPPAQFRTKSKSCYQAQFMDKDHELLSGASKALLQEAPKKPKGILAKAQTVEHGPAAPCEHKAKARKAKLDAVKQQQTKALEKLDQMVQEIYDADLPGMCFVNPPGSRSDGNICQSNSCTLGSSSRSQAVPSSHLGAGQPGPSGSGLPVPAGAGPGPGAPVCELHAHLAPRHCHGCEPVAGKVPQSMSFQHPKEHKCCPAAAATAYATHGQNGRHKVHSNACHIL, via the exons ATGTacgggctgctgctggagaACCTGTCCGAATACGTGAAGGCCGTCTACGGGGAGGACAAGTGGGATGACATCCGCCGGCAGACGGGCATCTCGTCGCCCTCGTTCAGCGTCCACGATGACTACGACGAGAATCTGCTCAACGTGCTGGCGACGAAAGCGCAAGAA ATTCTCGGTATATCGGAGCGTGACTTTATGGACCAGATGGGCGTGTACTTCGTCAACTTTGTCAGCCAGTACGGGTACGATCGGGTGCTGTCCGTGCTGGGCCGCCACATGCGCGACTTTCTGAATGGGCTGGATAATTTGCACGAGTATCTAAAGTTCTCCTACCCGCTGATGCGCGCGCCCAGCTTCATCTGCGAGAATGAGACGCGCCACGGCCTGACGCTCCACTATCGGACCAAGCGTAAGGGGTTCGTTTACTACACAATGGGCCAAATTAGGGAG gtggCGCGCCACTTCTACCATAAAGATATGCAAATCGAGCTGGTCAAATCGGACCTGCTGGGCGAAACGAATCACTACACGTTTCAGCTGACGTTCGACAACCGGGCCTTCTCGCTGGCCACACTGGCGATGACGCGCGAAGAGAAGCACCTGCCCATTAGCGCCTCGGTACTGTTCGAGATATTCCCCTTCTGCATCGTGTTCGG GTCAGATATGGTGGTCCGCAGTATAGGCAACTCGCTCATGGTAATCCTGCCCGATTTGCTGTCGAAGAAGATCACCGATTGGTTCGAGCTGCGACGGCCGCTGATAGCATTTAAGTTCCAAACG ATACTCAACCGCACCAACAACATCTTCGAGCTGGTTACGGTACAGTCGGTGAAGAAGCGCCCCGAAAACCAGCGCAAAACCGAGCTCGTCCTGtcggaggaggaagaggaggaggaggtggagcGGCGCCTGCGGCTCAAGGGCCAGATGATCTACATGGAGAACTGGTACATGATCATGTTCCTCGGTACGCCCGTCATGCCCAAGCTGACCTCGCTCATCAGCACCGGGCTGTACATCAACGATCTGTCAATGCACGACTTTAGCCG tGATCTCATGCTCGCCGGTACGCAGCAATCGGTCGAGCTCAAGCTGGCCCTCGACCAGGAGCAGCAAAAGTCGAAAAAGCTGGAAGAGTCGATGCGCAAGCTGGACGAGGAGATGCGCCGCACGGATGAGCTGCTGTACCAGATGATCCCGAAGCAGGTGGCGGACCGGTTACGGCGGGGCGAGAACCCGATCGACACCTGCGAGATGTTCAACAGCGTCTCGATCCTGTTCTCCGATGTGGTCACGTTCACCGAGATCTGTTCCCGCATCACGCCGATGGAGGTGGTCTCGATGCTGAACGCGATGTACTCGATCTTCGACACGCTGACCGAGCGGAACAATGTCTACAAG GTTGAAACGATCGGCGACGCGTACATGGTCGTGTCGGGCGCTCCCGCCAAGGAGCAGAACCACGCCGAAAAAGTCTGTGATATGGCCTTGGATATGATCGAGGCAATAACGGATTTGAAGGATCCTTCCACAG GAACTCATCTTCGTATACGGGTCGGTGTACACTCGGGCGCCGTGGTGGCCGGTATCGTCGGGCTGAAGATGCCTCGGTACTGTCTGTTCGGCGACTCCGTCAACACGGCATCCCGCATGGAGTCCACCAGCCAGGCGATGCGAATACACATATCGGAGTCTACCAAGCATCTGCTGTCGGCGAACTATCGCGTCAGCGAGCGGGGCGAGATCGACGTCAAGGGCAAGGGCACGATGAAGACGTACTGGCTGGACTATCGCGAGAACCGGCCCccgctgcagctgctggacGAGGAAATTAAAACGCCCGCGATCGAGTACGACCCGGGCAAGGATCGGCGGGTCAGCATTCCGTCCTGCATGTTCTCGCAGCCGGCCCACAAACAGTCGCTCGGCGGACTCAGCTCGGCCGGGCTCGAGGATCGGCGCGTCTACTCGCCGGTGACGTTCGAGGATGTGGCGCGGCGCAGCATCGCCAACTCCCCGGTCAAGCTGCACGCGTTCGGGCCGCGGGGCCGCGAGAATCGATCCAACTCGACCGGGCACGCGTTCATGCACAGCGTGTCGGACGTGTTCGGCTCACTGGTGAACGATACGGAGGAGTTCCTGGAGGATCTGCAGCACCGCAACTCGATCAGCAACACGCTGTACTCGGCCTCCACTCCGTCGCCCTGTCCGTTCAGCCCGCCGGCACAGTTTCGCACGAAATCAAAGTCCTGCTACCAGGCGCAG TTCATGGATAAGGATCACGAGCTTCTGTCCGGGGCAAGCAAAGCGTTACTGCAGGAAGCACCGAAAAAGCC CAAGGGCATCCTGGCGAAAGCGCAAACCGTCGAGCACGGACCGGCCGCCCCGTGCGAGCACAAAGCGAAGGCCCGCAAAGCCAAGCTGGACGcggtgaagcagcagcaaacgaagGCGCTGGAAAAGCTCGACCAGATGGTGCAGGAAATCTACGACGCGGACCTGCCCGGCATGTGCTTCGTCAATCCGCCCGGTTCCCGGTCGGACGGCAACATCTGCCAGTCGAACAGTTGCACCCTCGGTAGCAGTAG CCGATCGCAGGCCGTTCCTTCGTCCCATTTGGGCGCAGGACAACCGGGTCCGTCCGGCAGCGGTTTGCCGGTGCCGGCGGGTGCCGGTCCTGGTCCTGGTGCACCCGTCTGCGAGCTGCATGCCCATCTGGCCCCGCGGCACTGTCACGGTTGCGAGCCGGTTGCCGGCAAGGTACCGCAGAGCATGAGCTTTCAACACCCGAAAGAGCACAAGTGCTGCCCGGCGGCAGCGGCCACAGCGTACGCCACCCACGGTCAGAACGGACGACACAAAGTGCACTCGAACGCTTGTCACATTCTCTAG
- the LOC121589413 gene encoding uncharacterized protein LOC121589413 encodes MRYSRWPLLPLLLVLAVQQCAGQREVFRLFANCRYGKPNFDPCIKKAFNALRPWFKTGLPEFNVAPFDPHRAEFIEQRRGDLGGLGGYRLLLSNVSEYGWMQSEVTKYRTEPKHDRIVYSQFFPEKSLDGGYDFQSKILGLPRHTRGVWNLTLYNYSQTTTVTRIGGPGGLLKVRVEIDKIGDMKLHISDLFHGAKIIESIADFFINTMWQPSFPFIKPLINDLVSVAFTDIFNESFRYFPLDQVIRS; translated from the exons ATGCGATACTCTAGGTGGCCACTGTTAcccctgctgctggtgctggccgTCCAGCAGTGTGCCGGCCAGCGGGAAGTGTTTCGGCTGTTCGCGAACTGTCGCTACGGCAAGCCCAACTTTGATCCGTGCATCAAGAAAGCGTTCAACGCGCTGCGACCATGGTTTAAGACAG GTTTACCCGAGTTTAACGTGGCTCCGTTCGATCCGCACCGGGCCGAATTCATCGAGCAGCGGCGGGGCGATCTCGGCGGGCTCGGCGGCTACCGGTTGCTGCTGTCCAACGTGTCCGAGTACGGGTGGATGCAGTCGGAGGTGACCAAGTACCGGACCGAGCCGAAGCACGACCGCATCGTGTACTCGCAGTTCTTCCCGGAGAAATCGCTCGACGGCGGCTACGACTTCCAGTCGAAGATACTCGGCCTGCCGCGCCATACGCGGGGCGTGTGGAATCTGACGCTGTACAACTACAGCCAGACGACGACGGTGACGCGCATCGGTGGGCCAGGGGGACTGCTGAAGGTGCGGGTCGAGATCGACAAGATCGGTGATATGAAGCTGCACATCTCCGACCTGTTTCATGGGGCGAAAATAATCG AATCAATTGCCGACTTTTTCATCAACACGATGTGGCAACCGAGCTTCCCGTTCATCAAGCCCCTGATCAACGATCTCGTCAGCGTCGCCTTTACGGACATCTTCAACGAATCGTTCCGGTACTTCCCGCTGGATCAGGTGATACGAAGCTAA
- the LOC121589392 gene encoding soluble guanylate cyclase 88E-like isoform X1, whose product MYGLLLENLSEYVKAVYGEDKWDDIRRQTGISSPSFSVHDDYDENLLNVLATKAQEILGISERDFMDQMGVYFVNFVSQYGYDRVLSVLGRHMRDFLNGLDNLHEYLKFSYPLMRAPSFICENETRHGLTLHYRTKRKGFVYYTMGQIREVARHFYHKDMQIELVKSDLLGETNHYTFQLTFDNRAFSLATLAMTREEKHLPISASVLFEIFPFCIVFGSDMVVRSIGNSLMVILPDLLSKKITDWFELRRPLIAFKFQTILNRTNNIFELVTVQSVKKRPENQRKTELVLSEEEEEEEVERRLRLKGQMIYMENWYMIMFLGTPVMPKLTSLISTGLYINDLSMHDFSRDLMLAGTQQSVELKLALDQEQQKSKKLEESMRKLDEEMRRTDELLYQMIPKQVADRLRRGENPIDTCEMFNSVSILFSDVVTFTEICSRITPMEVVSMLNAMYSIFDTLTERNNVYKVGFADGWYVDCADPLHCLQVETIGDAYMVVSGAPAKEQNHAEKVCDMALDMIEAITDLKDPSTGTHLRIRVGVHSGAVVAGIVGLKMPRYCLFGDSVNTASRMESTSQAMRIHISESTKHLLSANYRVSERGEIDVKGKGTMKTYWLDYRENRPPLQLLDEEIKTPAIEYDPGKDRRVSIPSCMFSQPAHKQSLGGLSSAGLEDRRVYSPVTFEDVARRSIANSPVKLHAFGPRGRENRSNSTGHAFMHSVSDVFGSLVNDTEEFLEDLQHRNSISNTLYSASTPSPCPFSPPAQFRTKSKSCYQAQFMDKDHELLSGASKALLQEAPKKPKGILAKAQTVEHGPAAPCEHKAKARKAKLDAVKQQQTKALEKLDQMVQEIYDADLPGMCFVNPPGSRSDGNICQSNSCTLGSSRSVVDASTSDTASTTTTTTTACNALYTLNLYFPVSCSPGCACGLVPDHCSRSQAVPSSHLGAGQPGPSGSGLPVPAGAGPGPGAPVCELHAHLAPRHCHGCEPVAGKVPQSMSFQHPKEHKCCPAAAATAYATHGQNGRHKVHSNACHIL is encoded by the exons ATGTacgggctgctgctggagaACCTGTCCGAATACGTGAAGGCCGTCTACGGGGAGGACAAGTGGGATGACATCCGCCGGCAGACGGGCATCTCGTCGCCCTCGTTCAGCGTCCACGATGACTACGACGAGAATCTGCTCAACGTGCTGGCGACGAAAGCGCAAGAA ATTCTCGGTATATCGGAGCGTGACTTTATGGACCAGATGGGCGTGTACTTCGTCAACTTTGTCAGCCAGTACGGGTACGATCGGGTGCTGTCCGTGCTGGGCCGCCACATGCGCGACTTTCTGAATGGGCTGGATAATTTGCACGAGTATCTAAAGTTCTCCTACCCGCTGATGCGCGCGCCCAGCTTCATCTGCGAGAATGAGACGCGCCACGGCCTGACGCTCCACTATCGGACCAAGCGTAAGGGGTTCGTTTACTACACAATGGGCCAAATTAGGGAG gtggCGCGCCACTTCTACCATAAAGATATGCAAATCGAGCTGGTCAAATCGGACCTGCTGGGCGAAACGAATCACTACACGTTTCAGCTGACGTTCGACAACCGGGCCTTCTCGCTGGCCACACTGGCGATGACGCGCGAAGAGAAGCACCTGCCCATTAGCGCCTCGGTACTGTTCGAGATATTCCCCTTCTGCATCGTGTTCGG GTCAGATATGGTGGTCCGCAGTATAGGCAACTCGCTCATGGTAATCCTGCCCGATTTGCTGTCGAAGAAGATCACCGATTGGTTCGAGCTGCGACGGCCGCTGATAGCATTTAAGTTCCAAACG ATACTCAACCGCACCAACAACATCTTCGAGCTGGTTACGGTACAGTCGGTGAAGAAGCGCCCCGAAAACCAGCGCAAAACCGAGCTCGTCCTGtcggaggaggaagaggaggaggaggtggagcGGCGCCTGCGGCTCAAGGGCCAGATGATCTACATGGAGAACTGGTACATGATCATGTTCCTCGGTACGCCCGTCATGCCCAAGCTGACCTCGCTCATCAGCACCGGGCTGTACATCAACGATCTGTCAATGCACGACTTTAGCCG tGATCTCATGCTCGCCGGTACGCAGCAATCGGTCGAGCTCAAGCTGGCCCTCGACCAGGAGCAGCAAAAGTCGAAAAAGCTGGAAGAGTCGATGCGCAAGCTGGACGAGGAGATGCGCCGCACGGATGAGCTGCTGTACCAGATGATCCCGAAGCAGGTGGCGGACCGGTTACGGCGGGGCGAGAACCCGATCGACACCTGCGAGATGTTCAACAGCGTCTCGATCCTGTTCTCCGATGTGGTCACGTTCACCGAGATCTGTTCCCGCATCACGCCGATGGAGGTGGTCTCGATGCTGAACGCGATGTACTCGATCTTCGACACGCTGACCGAGCGGAACAATGTCTACAAGGTAGGTTTTGCCGATGGCTGGTATGTGGATTGTGCTGATCCACTGCATTGCTTGCAGGTTGAAACGATCGGCGACGCGTACATGGTCGTGTCGGGCGCTCCCGCCAAGGAGCAGAACCACGCCGAAAAAGTCTGTGATATGGCCTTGGATATGATCGAGGCAATAACGGATTTGAAGGATCCTTCCACAG GAACTCATCTTCGTATACGGGTCGGTGTACACTCGGGCGCCGTGGTGGCCGGTATCGTCGGGCTGAAGATGCCTCGGTACTGTCTGTTCGGCGACTCCGTCAACACGGCATCCCGCATGGAGTCCACCAGCCAGGCGATGCGAATACACATATCGGAGTCTACCAAGCATCTGCTGTCGGCGAACTATCGCGTCAGCGAGCGGGGCGAGATCGACGTCAAGGGCAAGGGCACGATGAAGACGTACTGGCTGGACTATCGCGAGAACCGGCCCccgctgcagctgctggacGAGGAAATTAAAACGCCCGCGATCGAGTACGACCCGGGCAAGGATCGGCGGGTCAGCATTCCGTCCTGCATGTTCTCGCAGCCGGCCCACAAACAGTCGCTCGGCGGACTCAGCTCGGCCGGGCTCGAGGATCGGCGCGTCTACTCGCCGGTGACGTTCGAGGATGTGGCGCGGCGCAGCATCGCCAACTCCCCGGTCAAGCTGCACGCGTTCGGGCCGCGGGGCCGCGAGAATCGATCCAACTCGACCGGGCACGCGTTCATGCACAGCGTGTCGGACGTGTTCGGCTCACTGGTGAACGATACGGAGGAGTTCCTGGAGGATCTGCAGCACCGCAACTCGATCAGCAACACGCTGTACTCGGCCTCCACTCCGTCGCCCTGTCCGTTCAGCCCGCCGGCACAGTTTCGCACGAAATCAAAGTCCTGCTACCAGGCGCAG TTCATGGATAAGGATCACGAGCTTCTGTCCGGGGCAAGCAAAGCGTTACTGCAGGAAGCACCGAAAAAGCC CAAGGGCATCCTGGCGAAAGCGCAAACCGTCGAGCACGGACCGGCCGCCCCGTGCGAGCACAAAGCGAAGGCCCGCAAAGCCAAGCTGGACGcggtgaagcagcagcaaacgaagGCGCTGGAAAAGCTCGACCAGATGGTGCAGGAAATCTACGACGCGGACCTGCCCGGCATGTGCTTCGTCAATCCGCCCGGTTCCCGGTCGGACGGCAACATCTGCCAGTCGAACAGTTGCACCCTCGGTAGCAGTAGGTCCGTAGTGGACGCGAGCACTAGCGACACcgcttccaccaccaccaccaccaccaccgcctgtAACGCACTCTATACACTTAACCTTTACTTTCCCGTTTCATGTTCACCCGGGTGTGCTTGTGGGCTGGTGCCCGACCACTGCAGCCGATCGCAGGCCGTTCCTTCGTCCCATTTGGGCGCAGGACAACCGGGTCCGTCCGGCAGCGGTTTGCCGGTGCCGGCGGGTGCCGGTCCTGGTCCTGGTGCACCCGTCTGCGAGCTGCATGCCCATCTGGCCCCGCGGCACTGTCACGGTTGCGAGCCGGTTGCCGGCAAGGTACCGCAGAGCATGAGCTTTCAACACCCGAAAGAGCACAAGTGCTGCCCGGCGGCAGCGGCCACAGCGTACGCCACCCACGGTCAGAACGGACGACACAAAGTGCACTCGAACGCTTGTCACATTCTCTAG